From Agromyces sp. SYSU T00194, a single genomic window includes:
- a CDS encoding CaiB/BaiF CoA transferase family protein, with product MRPLEGFKILDFCWIGAGALVTKTLAELGADVYRVESSTHPDNLRLSPPFRPGREGIEGSGYFASRNPGKQSVAIDMSTAAGRDVARELAGRVDLVASNFRPGIMERWGMTYAELAAANPSLLYLTMPMQGADGPHANYIGFGSTISALAGIVGLSGIEGRAPVGTGTHYPDHLPNPGHALVAVLAAVRHRRVTGEGQWIELSQLESTVNVVGPAIVESSMGHEPHVSGNRWPGRVPHDAYRTADDRWVAVSCPDEAAWRALCAALELDAVDDARFADAAGRARHEDELGALLDATVGARAMEDVLARLAEHGVPHALVKDSRDIVEDPLLRERAYWEDVEHPVIGRMPISRTPIRKVGVERAPVTRPPLLGEHTWDVLSTELGMSREDYDRLVDDGVLA from the coding sequence ATGCGACCGTTGGAGGGTTTCAAGATCCTCGACTTCTGCTGGATCGGGGCGGGCGCCCTGGTGACCAAGACGCTGGCGGAGCTCGGTGCGGACGTCTACCGGGTGGAGTCGAGCACCCACCCCGACAACCTGCGGCTCTCGCCCCCGTTCCGGCCCGGACGGGAGGGGATCGAGGGCTCGGGCTACTTCGCGTCGCGCAATCCGGGCAAGCAGAGCGTCGCCATCGACATGTCGACGGCCGCCGGGCGCGACGTCGCGCGCGAGCTCGCCGGCCGCGTCGATCTCGTCGCGAGCAACTTCCGCCCCGGCATCATGGAGCGCTGGGGCATGACCTACGCGGAGCTGGCGGCCGCCAACCCGTCGCTGCTGTACCTCACGATGCCCATGCAGGGCGCCGACGGACCGCACGCCAACTACATCGGATTCGGCTCGACGATCTCCGCGCTCGCCGGCATCGTGGGCCTGTCGGGCATCGAGGGTCGCGCGCCGGTCGGCACCGGCACCCACTACCCCGACCACCTGCCGAACCCGGGCCACGCACTCGTCGCCGTGCTCGCGGCCGTGCGCCACCGACGGGTCACCGGCGAGGGGCAGTGGATCGAGCTGTCGCAACTCGAGTCGACCGTGAACGTCGTCGGCCCCGCGATCGTCGAGTCCAGCATGGGCCACGAACCGCACGTCTCGGGCAACCGCTGGCCCGGTCGCGTGCCGCACGACGCGTACCGCACGGCCGACGACCGCTGGGTCGCCGTCTCGTGCCCCGACGAGGCGGCCTGGCGGGCGCTGTGCGCGGCGCTCGAGCTCGACGCCGTCGACGACGCCAGGTTCGCGGATGCCGCGGGCCGCGCGCGCCACGAGGACGAGCTCGGTGCCCTGCTCGACGCGACCGTGGGCGCCCGTGCGATGGAGGACGTGCTCGCCCGGCTCGCCGAGCACGGCGTGCCGCACGCCCTGGTGAAGGACTCGCGGGACATCGTCGAGGACCCCCTGCTCCGGGAGCGGGCGTACTGGGAGGACGTCGAGCACCCCGTGATCGGCCGGATGCCGATCTCCCGCACCCCGATCAGGAAGGTGGGCGTCGAGCGCGCGCCCGTGACCCGGCCGCCGCTGCTCGGCGAGCACACGTGGGACGTGCTCAGCACGGAACTCGGCATGTCGCGCGAGGACTACGACCGGCTCGTCGACGACGGC
- a CDS encoding CoA transferase: MSGAPAAVPSPEPGRALAGLRVLDLAGEPGAYASRLLADLGAEVLRLEIAADADDPGVRDHWLAAYDAFTNAGKRRTVFADPERLRAQVRAVAPEADVLIEEVGADGAPRWTAGMAEVRDADLVHVVLSPRGLGVGGPEGRSDDLLVMADGGLLHLGGYVDEGPVVAHGAQSWLGSSIFGAVAALAGVLDKERGGDGGTYDVSAQECIAQALEDSAPGYALTGAVRQRLGERPREAGTGVYPCRDGHVSMVAGRLGTARAWRALVDWLNEAGAPGAEHLREERWGDFAFRQSPAGVDGFAAVFLPFAAQHDKAELYREAQSRMIALSPVSTVADLRENPQLLHRRFFVHVPGPDGELVFPGPPYRLSGSPVRPAAPVVEEPTAAWRTPLVRVGGADG, encoded by the coding sequence ATGAGCGGGGCACCCGCCGCCGTGCCGTCACCGGAGCCGGGACGCGCCCTCGCCGGGCTGCGCGTGCTCGACCTCGCGGGCGAGCCGGGCGCGTACGCGTCGCGGCTGCTCGCCGACCTCGGTGCGGAGGTGCTCCGGCTGGAGATCGCGGCGGACGCCGACGATCCCGGCGTGCGCGACCACTGGCTCGCGGCCTACGACGCCTTCACGAACGCCGGGAAGCGGCGCACCGTGTTCGCCGACCCCGAACGGCTGCGCGCCCAGGTGCGCGCGGTCGCGCCCGAGGCCGACGTGCTCATCGAGGAGGTGGGTGCCGACGGGGCCCCGCGCTGGACGGCGGGCATGGCCGAGGTGCGCGATGCCGACCTGGTGCACGTCGTGCTGAGCCCCCGCGGACTCGGCGTCGGCGGGCCGGAGGGCCGGTCCGACGACCTGCTGGTCATGGCCGACGGCGGCCTGCTCCACCTCGGCGGGTACGTGGACGAGGGGCCGGTGGTGGCCCACGGCGCCCAGAGCTGGCTCGGTTCGTCGATCTTCGGCGCGGTCGCCGCGCTCGCCGGCGTGCTCGACAAGGAGCGCGGGGGCGACGGCGGCACCTACGACGTGTCGGCGCAGGAGTGCATCGCGCAGGCGCTGGAGGACAGCGCGCCGGGCTACGCCCTGACCGGGGCGGTGCGGCAGCGCCTCGGCGAGCGGCCGCGCGAGGCGGGAACCGGCGTGTACCCGTGCCGCGACGGCCACGTCTCGATGGTCGCGGGCCGGCTCGGCACCGCCCGCGCCTGGCGCGCGCTCGTCGACTGGCTGAACGAGGCGGGCGCCCCGGGCGCCGAGCACCTGCGCGAGGAGCGCTGGGGCGACTTCGCCTTCCGCCAGAGCCCCGCGGGCGTCGACGGCTTCGCGGCCGTGTTCCTGCCGTTCGCGGCGCAGCACGACAAGGCCGAGCTCTATCGCGAGGCGCAGTCGCGGATGATCGCGCTGTCGCCCGTGAGCACGGTGGCCGACCTGCGGGAGAACCCGCAGTTGCTGCACCGCAGGTTCTTCGTGCACGTGCCCGGACCCGACGGGGAGCTCGTGTTCCCCGGACCGCCCTACCGGCTGTCCGGGAGTCCGGTCCGGCCCGCGGCGCCCGTGGTCGAGGAGCCGACGGCGGCGTGGCGGACGCCGCTGGTGCGAGTGGGGGGAGCAGACGGATGA